One Pseudodesulfovibrio cashew DNA window includes the following coding sequences:
- a CDS encoding universal stress protein, which yields MFKKILLAASPAVNTQTAPKAAFDLARRNDAELILYHSLPIGKDAWCTFDETIPEETLKQATADKIAAFYAEDLATIPKHSIKVTTGLAHEKLLRYIHAEGVDLVVMGHHTATIDRPDRMWGSVDTTIRKICSNVFCPVMVVTNAMQENADIKRIVVATDFSTPSDSTLCYAAQMARKYDAHLDIFHVLDIGVTRPNPKYYMQDMDVFTGQAKERMTRFDKALTGISHSYECWEGIPYVEILKRARWTDADLIIMAQYSSSQEISKPMIGSTVIQVALSPGCPALIVNYRARHCM from the coding sequence ATGTTCAAGAAGATCCTGCTGGCGGCCAGTCCCGCGGTCAACACCCAGACCGCTCCCAAGGCCGCCTTCGACCTGGCCCGCAGGAACGACGCGGAGCTGATCCTGTACCACTCGCTGCCCATCGGCAAGGACGCGTGGTGTACCTTTGACGAGACCATCCCCGAGGAGACCCTGAAGCAGGCAACGGCGGACAAGATCGCGGCGTTCTACGCCGAGGATCTGGCCACCATCCCCAAGCACTCCATCAAGGTGACCACCGGGCTGGCTCATGAGAAGCTGCTCCGCTACATCCATGCAGAAGGCGTCGACCTGGTGGTCATGGGCCATCACACTGCGACCATCGACCGCCCGGACCGTATGTGGGGTTCCGTGGACACCACCATCCGCAAGATCTGCTCCAACGTCTTCTGCCCGGTCATGGTCGTAACCAATGCCATGCAGGAAAACGCGGACATCAAGCGGATCGTCGTTGCCACCGACTTCTCCACCCCGTCCGACTCCACCCTTTGCTATGCCGCCCAAATGGCCCGCAAGTATGACGCACACCTGGATATCTTCCACGTTCTGGACATCGGCGTGACCAGGCCCAACCCCAAGTACTACATGCAGGACATGGACGTGTTCACCGGCCAGGCCAAGGAGCGCATGACCCGGTTCGACAAGGCGCTTACGGGCATCAGCCATTCCTACGAATGCTGGGAGGGCATCCCCTACGTGGAAATCCTCAAGCGGGCCCGCTGGACAGATGCGGACCTGATCATCATGGCCCAGTACTCCTCCAGCCAGGAGATATCCAAGCCCATGATCGGTTCCACCGTCATCCAGGTGGCCCTGTCCCCCGGGTGCCCGGCGCTGATCGTCAACTACCGCGCCAGACACTGCATGTAG
- a CDS encoding OsmC family protein produces MIRTKNHEANFLTEFTDGAHTALTDAPADKGGAGEHISPFGLLEAALATCLNITLRFYAEAHGIALDKVETVVTLKQDSDGSTFEYWVDLPEDLPEDQKKRLFAALRGCPVHGLLSKPIQLELKAPSE; encoded by the coding sequence ATGATTCGCACCAAGAACCACGAAGCGAACTTTCTGACGGAATTTACGGACGGAGCCCACACGGCACTGACGGACGCGCCTGCGGACAAGGGCGGCGCGGGCGAGCACATCTCTCCCTTCGGCCTGCTGGAGGCGGCGCTGGCCACCTGTCTGAACATCACCCTGCGCTTCTACGCCGAGGCCCACGGCATCGCCCTGGACAAGGTGGAGACCGTTGTCACCCTCAAGCAGGACTCGGACGGCTCCACCTTCGAATACTGGGTCGACCTGCCAGAAGACCTGCCAGAAGACCAGAAAAAGCGGCTCTTCGCGGCGTTGCGGGGCTGCCCCGTCCACGGCCTGCTGAGCAAGCCCATACAATTGGAATTGAAGGCCCCTTCCGAGTAA
- a CDS encoding DUF721 domain-containing protein, whose amino-acid sequence MVRYYRHYTKKGRANRVVSTRDALPRFLDKLDTTGGMALIRLWEAWGDLMGEMASVARPLGHRGRRLILAAEDPMVMQEAQFLAPMILEIVNGFLGQEIFDKVVFELLNGRTPLDGAIRREAPEPPRKLKKPEKLGGLDEDLDPDSPLGRCYRAYRRMFEEK is encoded by the coding sequence TTGGTCCGTTACTATCGCCACTACACGAAAAAGGGGCGCGCCAACCGGGTGGTCAGCACCCGCGACGCCCTGCCCCGCTTCCTCGACAAGCTCGACACCACGGGCGGCATGGCCCTGATCAGGCTGTGGGAGGCCTGGGGCGACCTCATGGGCGAGATGGCTTCCGTCGCCCGCCCGCTAGGCCACCGGGGGCGCAGGCTCATCCTGGCGGCGGAGGACCCAATGGTCATGCAGGAGGCGCAATTTCTGGCGCCCATGATCCTGGAAATCGTGAATGGATTTTTGGGTCAGGAAATCTTTGACAAGGTGGTGTTCGAACTGCTAAACGGCAGAACTCCTTTGGACGGAGCAATCCGACGGGAGGCCCCGGAGCCTCCGAGGAAACTTAAAAAGCCCGAGAAATTGGGCGGGTTGGATGAAGACCTGGACCCCGATTCCCCGCTGGGAAGGTGTTACCGGGCATACAGGCGAATGTTTGAAGAGAAATAG
- a CDS encoding linear amide C-N hydrolase: MSLHRHWVICLLILSISVLLPAPVVACTGIKLVGADGTVVFGRTQEWGKFDLKPQIAAYPSGTSFQSSVPGGDKGIAWKAKYGLAGVLLMNRVINTGMNEAGLAGGMFFHKGFAEYAKYDAGKAAVSMAPSALLTYILSNFATVDEVKQGLSAIRVVPVVDPALGIPFPLHAMITDPAGNAIVIEFKGGKAIVFDNPVGVITNNPTFDWQLTNLRNYGNLSNTPFADTKWGDYEITPLAGGSGMLGLPGDFTSPSRFVRAAAFVQTARKTTGGEDTVQEAFRILDSFDLSATQSEGSAGATGPSLLAGTQYTVLNDTKNKIIYYHTMFNRRVRMVDLTKIDFKMGKALSMPLDQVRKQDVDEVTGKLR; this comes from the coding sequence ATGTCGCTTCACCGCCATTGGGTCATCTGCCTTCTCATCCTGTCTATCAGTGTTCTCCTGCCGGCTCCGGTCGTTGCCTGCACAGGCATCAAGCTCGTAGGGGCCGATGGCACCGTGGTTTTCGGCCGCACCCAGGAATGGGGTAAATTCGATCTCAAGCCGCAGATTGCGGCCTACCCGAGCGGCACGTCGTTCCAGTCCAGCGTTCCCGGCGGGGACAAGGGCATCGCCTGGAAAGCCAAATACGGCCTCGCCGGCGTGCTGCTCATGAATCGGGTCATCAATACCGGCATGAACGAAGCAGGCCTGGCCGGGGGCATGTTCTTTCATAAGGGTTTCGCCGAATACGCCAAGTACGATGCAGGCAAGGCGGCAGTCTCCATGGCTCCCAGCGCCCTGCTGACGTACATTCTCTCCAACTTCGCCACAGTGGATGAAGTCAAGCAAGGCTTATCCGCGATTCGCGTCGTGCCGGTGGTCGATCCGGCACTGGGCATCCCCTTCCCCCTGCACGCCATGATCACCGATCCCGCAGGCAACGCCATCGTCATCGAATTCAAGGGCGGCAAGGCGATCGTCTTCGACAACCCGGTGGGCGTGATCACGAACAACCCCACCTTTGACTGGCAGCTCACCAACCTGCGCAATTACGGCAATCTCTCAAACACGCCCTTTGCGGACACCAAGTGGGGCGACTACGAAATCACTCCCCTGGCTGGCGGCTCCGGCATGCTTGGACTGCCCGGCGACTTCACCTCGCCCTCCCGCTTTGTCCGGGCCGCCGCGTTCGTACAGACAGCGCGCAAAACAACCGGGGGCGAGGACACGGTTCAGGAAGCCTTCCGCATACTGGACAGCTTCGACCTCTCGGCCACGCAATCCGAAGGATCGGCAGGCGCGACAGGACCGAGTCTACTGGCCGGAACGCAATACACCGTTCTCAACGACACGAAAAACAAGATTATTTATTACCACACCATGTTCAACCGCAGGGTACGCATGGTGGACCTTACAAAAATCGACTTCAAGATGGGAAAGGCGCTCTCCATGCCGTTGGACCAGGTCCGTAAGCAGGATGTGGACGAAGTGACCGGTAAGTTGCGCTGA
- a CDS encoding PEGA domain-containing protein encodes MNRISVLIILLATAALTLAGCKAATQTIPVSSNPTGAMVLSDGAQACITPCSVELEKTQAHILTLQKAGFRQVDVQISRKYDTARATRGAVQTGMWQKSVGGNDQAAVSNALLNMETAEESGDAYVLSPSSVVVEMVPDKPVKQVSQAEGSGAPVVISPDQLDAADREQINKQAVPTISSDQLAPEDRQRVETISPDQLAPEDRARIKTTEPATMGSAAEENPVKTAEEVLEGAAVAAPSVGTKKEWSHSSSSGHFNKDGSYSGSSTKTSTSVGVSVNPVEAGLGVLHLLEGAEKPGTNQESGESGE; translated from the coding sequence ATGAACAGAATCAGTGTACTAATCATCCTGCTGGCAACCGCCGCCCTGACCCTGGCCGGGTGCAAGGCCGCCACCCAGACCATCCCGGTCTCCAGCAACCCGACGGGAGCCATGGTTCTGTCCGATGGAGCCCAAGCGTGCATTACCCCATGCAGCGTGGAACTGGAAAAGACCCAGGCCCACATCCTGACGCTGCAAAAGGCTGGATTCCGCCAGGTGGATGTGCAGATCAGCCGCAAATACGATACCGCCAGGGCCACTCGCGGCGCTGTCCAGACCGGCATGTGGCAGAAATCGGTAGGCGGTAATGATCAGGCCGCGGTCTCCAACGCGCTGTTGAACATGGAGACGGCCGAAGAAAGCGGTGACGCCTATGTGCTCTCCCCCTCCTCCGTGGTGGTCGAAATGGTGCCCGACAAGCCGGTTAAGCAAGTATCACAGGCAGAAGGTTCCGGCGCGCCTGTTGTCATTTCCCCGGATCAACTCGATGCCGCCGATCGTGAGCAGATAAACAAACAGGCCGTCCCGACGATCTCGTCCGATCAACTCGCCCCGGAAGACAGGCAACGCGTCGAGACAATCTCCCCGGACCAGCTCGCGCCGGAGGACCGGGCGCGCATCAAGACTACCGAACCCGCGACCATGGGCTCGGCGGCAGAGGAAAACCCGGTCAAGACCGCCGAGGAAGTTCTGGAGGGAGCAGCAGTGGCCGCGCCCTCGGTGGGCACCAAGAAGGAGTGGTCGCACTCCAGCAGCTCCGGCCATTTCAACAAGGATGGCTCCTACTCCGGCTCGTCCACCAAGACCTCCACGAGCGTTGGCGTGTCTGTCAATCCCGTGGAAGCGGGACTTGGCGTTCTGCATCTGCTTGAGGGCGCCGAAAAGCCCGGCACCAATCAGGAGTCCGGCGAGAGCGGGGAATGA
- a CDS encoding ArsR/SmtB family transcription factor codes for MEIIKYCKALADETRARLVNVLLKYELNVGEIVQVMEMGQSRISRHLKILADSGLVEVRREGLWAFYKASEEGPGRAFLNGVAALLDEEGELKRDGNRADKVIRERTAATRQFFDDIAPEWDRMTAEVLGDLDLRREIQARLSHCECAADIGCGTGDLLEMLHDLSDEVIGVDNSPKMLELAEERFSDDANISLRIGETTHLPLRDREADCTVMSLVLHHLARPMDAIREAERVLRPGGRLIVAEFDRHDVEVMRSEYGDRRLGISREKMVGWMEQTGFTVHGTTEFVVNKGLVVVLYEAEKI; via the coding sequence ATGGAAATTATCAAATATTGCAAAGCACTTGCCGATGAAACCAGAGCCAGGCTCGTCAACGTTCTTCTTAAATATGAACTGAACGTGGGCGAGATCGTCCAGGTCATGGAGATGGGGCAGTCGCGGATTTCGCGGCACCTCAAGATCCTGGCCGACTCCGGGCTGGTGGAGGTTCGGCGCGAGGGGCTCTGGGCTTTTTACAAGGCGAGCGAGGAGGGGCCGGGGCGCGCGTTTCTCAACGGCGTTGCAGCCCTGCTGGACGAGGAAGGCGAGCTCAAGCGGGACGGTAACCGGGCGGACAAGGTCATCCGGGAGCGCACCGCAGCAACCCGCCAGTTCTTCGACGACATCGCGCCCGAGTGGGACCGCATGACCGCCGAGGTCCTGGGCGACCTCGACCTGCGCCGGGAGATTCAGGCCCGACTGAGTCACTGCGAGTGCGCGGCCGACATCGGCTGCGGCACGGGCGATCTGCTGGAGATGCTTCACGATCTGTCCGATGAGGTCATCGGCGTGGACAACTCGCCCAAGATGCTGGAGCTGGCCGAGGAGCGGTTCTCGGACGACGCCAACATTTCCCTGCGCATCGGCGAGACCACGCACCTCCCCCTGCGCGACCGGGAAGCGGACTGCACGGTCATGTCCCTGGTCCTGCACCATCTGGCCCGCCCCATGGACGCCATCCGCGAGGCCGAAAGGGTGCTCAGGCCCGGAGGCCGTCTGATCGTGGCCGAGTTTGATCGCCATGACGTGGAGGTCATGCGCAGCGAGTATGGCGACCGGCGGCTGGGCATCTCGCGCGAAAAGATGGTGGGCTGGATGGAACAGACCGGGTTCACGGTGCACGGCACCACGGAATTTGTTGTTAACAAGGGCCTCGTCGTCGTGTTGTACGAGGCGGAAAAAATATAG
- a CDS encoding PEGA domain-containing protein, whose translation MNRFGAMALCIGILIILPLTGCGPAKQRIPVSTNPLGAAVYADGKKVCTSPCTVAFDRQGNHLVTIVKEGYEQVDLKVTRQFQPDRAIRDGLITGVLKGGDPKEVGSEVAREVDEQERSGEAYKLEPDVITVTLTPLGGRE comes from the coding sequence ATGAACAGATTCGGCGCGATGGCGCTCTGCATCGGCATACTCATCATACTCCCGCTGACCGGGTGCGGCCCGGCCAAGCAGCGAATTCCGGTTTCGACCAATCCCCTCGGTGCGGCCGTGTACGCGGACGGAAAAAAGGTCTGCACCTCGCCGTGCACCGTGGCCTTCGACAGACAGGGCAACCACTTGGTCACCATCGTCAAGGAGGGATACGAGCAGGTGGACCTGAAGGTTACCCGCCAGTTCCAGCCCGACAGGGCCATCCGGGACGGCCTGATCACCGGTGTGCTCAAGGGCGGCGATCCCAAGGAAGTGGGCTCCGAGGTGGCCAGAGAGGTGGATGAACAGGAACGCAGCGGCGAGGCCTACAAGCTCGAGCCCGACGTCATCACCGTAACCCTGACTCCGCTAGGCGGCAGGGAGTAG
- a CDS encoding FUSC family protein encodes MSMVKRMIRSEHVRHGVKVGLASVLAYLLADWVGLPYGYWAVITTVIVMQMHVADSIRMCLYRFSGTAIGAVMGIAMILIFPPTHWFTVLGIFVGTAICAYLTRYDARFRMAAITVSIVYLTSLGTDSRIPFGLFRVAEIGVGVLCAFVVSVLVWPNRAGSTLRARLKGQFEDAAARYALLMSNFLSLQKKADPDLFFDLDADIRKNTEMFHSVYATERLFFREDVALLSMQVTVIRSVLERLQSMLTLLNEVEGTGFDIIMAPELNELVRTTSEALCAVGAGEPHDPRALAAAVVAIEARFHELRQQGVTLRFGVRRLFQVLGFINAAQHLGEYMLEILNRKEMTAGE; translated from the coding sequence ATGAGTATGGTAAAACGAATGATCCGCAGCGAGCATGTCCGGCACGGCGTCAAGGTCGGCCTGGCCAGCGTGCTTGCCTATCTCCTGGCTGACTGGGTGGGATTACCCTACGGCTACTGGGCGGTGATCACCACGGTCATCGTCATGCAGATGCACGTGGCCGATTCCATTCGCATGTGCCTGTACCGCTTCTCCGGCACGGCCATCGGCGCGGTCATGGGCATTGCCATGATCCTCATTTTTCCGCCCACGCACTGGTTCACGGTCCTGGGCATCTTTGTCGGGACCGCGATTTGCGCCTACCTGACACGTTATGACGCCCGGTTCCGCATGGCGGCCATCACCGTGTCCATCGTCTACCTGACCAGCCTGGGCACCGACTCCCGGATACCCTTCGGCCTGTTCCGAGTGGCGGAGATCGGCGTCGGGGTGTTGTGCGCCTTCGTCGTTTCGGTGCTGGTCTGGCCCAACCGGGCCGGTTCCACGCTCCGGGCCCGGCTCAAGGGGCAGTTCGAAGACGCTGCCGCCCGCTATGCGCTGCTCATGAGCAATTTTCTTTCCCTGCAGAAGAAGGCCGACCCGGATCTTTTCTTCGACCTGGATGCGGACATCCGCAAGAATACGGAAATGTTCCACAGCGTCTATGCCACGGAACGGCTTTTCTTTCGGGAGGACGTGGCCCTGCTTTCCATGCAGGTGACCGTGATCCGGTCCGTCCTGGAGCGGTTGCAGTCCATGCTTACCCTGCTCAACGAGGTGGAGGGGACCGGGTTCGACATCATCATGGCTCCGGAACTGAACGAGCTGGTGCGTACGACCTCGGAGGCCCTGTGTGCCGTGGGAGCCGGGGAGCCACACGATCCCCGCGCTCTGGCCGCCGCCGTAGTGGCCATCGAGGCGCGTTTCCATGAATTGCGCCAACAGGGCGTGACCCTGCGTTTCGGCGTGCGCCGCCTGTTTCAGGTCCTGGGCTTCATCAACGCGGCCCAGCATCTGGGCGAGTACATGCTGGAAATCCTGAACAGGAAGGAAATGACGGCCGGGGAATAG